The following nucleotide sequence is from Vibrio fluvialis.
TTAATACTCAACTTTTTCTATAATCTGTGGTTTTTCGTGATTTGGGGGGGACTGGTGTTCTTCATTTTGTATCGACAAAATCAGGCGATAAGGTTACGTTTTTTTCTGTCCTTCATCACATGCTGGTTAGTGCTTGGTTGTGTGCTAGCCACCCTACTTTCGTCAGCAGGCCCTTGTTACACAGAACTCCTCAATTCCTCTTACAACTACTACACTCCGTTGATGCTTCGCCTTCAGGAACAAAACCAGTGGCTACAGCAAAACCATCTTCCCGATATTTGGGCATTGAACATTCAGAATGTGCTCTGGCATCACTTTGAAGCACGAGATCAAGGCATAGGTTCAGGTATATCTGCGATGCCCAGCATGCACGTGTCTATGGCGGTATTGCTCGCCCTTGCGGTTTCGGCATTGCATCGCAGATGGGGGTATCTGGCATGGGGCTATGCCTTGATGATCCAAATTGGTTCGGTTCATTTAGCCTGGCATTACGCTGTCGATGGTTATGTCAGCACATTGCTGACTGTCATAATTTGGCGTTCAATGGGCTGGCTGACTCAAAAGTCGGATATCCCACGCTAATGTCATAAAACTGCTGTATTTTCTTACAACTTTCTAGTTGAGCCTGAGAATCACACCCTCTACATTGCCGATCAGGATACAAGCGACATGCAAGTAGGATAAGATGTTAGACATATTCAGAACCTTTTTCACTTTAGGCTGGGTCAGCTTTGGCGGGCCAGCCGCGCATATCGGCTACTTTCGCCAAGCGTTTGTTCAAAAGCGAGGCTGGCTCACTGATGACGAATACGCTCAGATTGTTGCACTCAGCCAGTTTCTGCCGGGCCCGGGATCCAGCCAGGTTGGATTTGCAATCGGATACCAGCGCGCGGGGCTGTTTGGTGCGTGTGCAGCCTTTTTAGGTTTTACTCTGCCATCCGTCATGTTAATGCTGCTGATTGCACTATTGAGCAGCCAGCTACTCAATCAGCCGCTGTTTTTGCATATTGTTCATGGTTTGAAATTGCTGGCCGTGCTGGTTGTCGCTGATGCGGCTTGGGGTATGTATCAGAACTTCTGCCGCCAGAAACTTACCATTTTGCTCTGCTTAGTGACCGCTATCGCATTGCTCTGCATGCCGACTCTCACTACTCAAATGCTGGTTTTGATTGTTGCCGCACTGTTTGGTGCATCACAGCTCAAAGGAGCTCCCCCCAAAGAAGCGACCACGGGCTATTCGCTTTCATGGGTGCCTCTGGCGCTGTTTGCCATCCTCTTTTTCGGTCTGCCTCTCGTCAGCTCGTATTCTTCACTGCTCAGTGTGTTCGACCACTTTTATCAGGCTGGCAGCTTAGTATTTGGTGGTGGGCACGTTGTACTTCCGCTACTGCAAAATACGCTGGGTGATCAAATAACTTCGGATACATTCTTAACGGGTTACGCCGCGGCTCAGGCAGTTCCCGGCCCCATGTTTACTTTTGCAACTTATCTGGGTTACGCGCTAGATCCAGACTCTCCAATCACTTCCGCTCTTGTCGCAACGGTGGCCATTTTTCTACCCGGTTTTCTGTTGCTTCTGGGAGTGATTAAGCATTGGCGTGCTTTAGCTGCTATCCCTGCCATTAACGGAGCGCTGGCGGGAGTAAATGCTTCTGTTGTCGGCTTACTGATCGCTGCGTTATATCAACCGGTATTCAGCAGTGCTGTATCTACAACCTTTGATATTGCCGCCATTCTGCTTGGCTTTGTGCTGATGAAAATACTTCGTTTGCCCATTCTGTTGATGGTGATTTATTTTGCGCTTGCGGGTATTTCTTTGAGCTTAATTTAAGTCAAGTTTGGGTGGATTTTGTTGGTGTTCGGTTAGCCGTTTCATCTGTACATGGCCTAAACTTAAGTACTGGGGAACGGAAGCGCAGGCATGGAGGCTAAAACATGAACACCCACAGCAAATCTGGTGATCACAGTTACTTTCCGACGGCGGGTACACTGAACAACCAACTGGCCGATATCCACCATCGATTGTTAGTCACTGAACCAGAAATTGATCGCATCTCTTTCGCTCTGTATGACAAAGAGAATGATTTGCTGAAAACCTATGCCGACAGTACCTTCCACGGTTTTGAACTGATGCATTACGAGTTCCCGTTAGCTGAATTGCCTGCGTTGAAATTATGCGCCCAATCTGGCGAATGTCGCTATGTGAATGACATCCCCCTGGAGTTAAAGCCCAACTACCCACACACCAAGTGGCTTATCGATCAGGGGTTTCGCTCATCGCTGGCAATCCCGGTTTATCACGATAGCGAGTTCATTGGTTTTATTTTCCTG
It contains:
- a CDS encoding phosphatase PAP2 family protein; its protein translation is MEFRITSPNWHEEWQSLKLTLAEDKIIYLYVLILILCIYGSISFGGIETKLHYRLTTYLGSMVHTTSMTFVLWCTYFYCHMLKNRIAHPTIHLLKTVLAFFSPLSRPLACLLTLLCVSVVLSSYTYMKSIIPDIQFYQYDALFYQLDKVLHAGFSPWEITHAIFAHPLATLILNFFYNLWFFVIWGGLVFFILYRQNQAIRLRFFLSFITCWLVLGCVLATLLSSAGPCYTELLNSSYNYYTPLMLRLQEQNQWLQQNHLPDIWALNIQNVLWHHFEARDQGIGSGISAMPSMHVSMAVLLALAVSALHRRWGYLAWGYALMIQIGSVHLAWHYAVDGYVSTLLTVIIWRSMGWLTQKSDIPR
- the chrA gene encoding chromate efflux transporter, which encodes MLDIFRTFFTLGWVSFGGPAAHIGYFRQAFVQKRGWLTDDEYAQIVALSQFLPGPGSSQVGFAIGYQRAGLFGACAAFLGFTLPSVMLMLLIALLSSQLLNQPLFLHIVHGLKLLAVLVVADAAWGMYQNFCRQKLTILLCLVTAIALLCMPTLTTQMLVLIVAALFGASQLKGAPPKEATTGYSLSWVPLALFAILFFGLPLVSSYSSLLSVFDHFYQAGSLVFGGGHVVLPLLQNTLGDQITSDTFLTGYAAAQAVPGPMFTFATYLGYALDPDSPITSALVATVAIFLPGFLLLLGVIKHWRALAAIPAINGALAGVNASVVGLLIAALYQPVFSSAVSTTFDIAAILLGFVLMKILRLPILLMVIYFALAGISLSLI